A genome region from Corvus hawaiiensis isolate bCorHaw1 chromosome 4, bCorHaw1.pri.cur, whole genome shotgun sequence includes the following:
- the MCAT gene encoding malonyl-CoA-acyl carrier protein transacylase, mitochondrial produces MGGWAAAPWRLGGCSGRGGLRGAARRWGSSRPGAGDRAATLSDLLQTSVEAEEPDAAAARRERRCPREGTVLLFPGQGSQFVGMCRGLQRYPGVRDMYRLAEKVLGYDLLSLCLEGPRDALDRTQHCQPAVFVASLAAVEKLNHLQPEVVERCVAAAGYSVGEFAALVFAGALGFAEALYAVKVRAEAMQKASEAVPSGMLSVVGRREANYKFACLEARKYCESLGIENPVCTVSNYLFPDSRVIAGHLQALEFLQENARKYYFKRAKMLPVSGAFHTRLMEPAVEPLAEVLKSIEIQKPLLCVYSNVDGKKYMHSKHIQKLLVKQVVSPVLWEQTMHSVYERKQGTEFPYTYEVGPGNQLGAILKQCNLKAWKQYKHVDALEDKEEAEIK; encoded by the exons ATGGGCGGCTGGGCCGCGGCGCCATGGCGGCTTGGTGGCTGCAGCGGGCGCGGCGGCCTCCGCGGCGCTGCGCGGCGGTGGGGCAGCTCCCGCCCCGGCGCTGGGGACCGGGCGGCGACCCTGAGCGACCTCCTGCAGACTTCGGTGGAGGCCGAGGAGCCGGACGCGGCGGCGGCGAGGCGGGAGCGGCGATGCCCCCGGGAGGGCACGGTGCTGCTCTTCCCCGGGCAGGGCAGCCAGTTCGTGGGGATGTGCCGCGGGCTGCAGCGGTACCCCGGCGTGCGGGACATGTACCGCCTGGCCGAGAAGGTGCTGGGCTACGACCTGCTCTCCCTCTGCCTGGAGGGGCCGCGGGACGCGCTGGACcgcacccagcactgccagcccgCCGTGTTCGTCGCCTCCCTGGCCGCCGTGGAGAAGCTCAACCACCTGCAGCCTGAA GTGGTGGAGCGCTGCGTGGCGGCCGCCGGCTACAGCGTGGGGGAGTTCGCGGCGCTGGTCTTCGCTGGAGCCCTGGGCTTTGCCGAAG CGCTGTACGCGGTGAAAGTGCGCGCCGAAGCCATGCAAAAGGCGTCAGAAGCTGTCCCCAGTGGAATGCTCTCGGTTGTCGGTCGGCGAGAGGCAAATTACAAATTTGCCTGCCTGGAAGCCCGTAAATACTGTGAATCGCTGGGTATAGAGAACCCCGTGTGCACAGTTTCAAACTATTTGTTTCCAGACAGCAGAGTCATTGCAGGACACTTACAG GCTTTGGAGTTTTTGCAGGAGAATGCccgaaaatattattttaaacgTGCAAAAATGCTTCCAGTCAGTGGGGCTTTTCATACCAGACTTATGGAACCAGCAGTAGAGCCACTGGCTGAAGTCCTAAAATCGATTGAAATTCAGAAACCACTGCTCTGTGTGTATTCCAATGTTGATGGCAAAAAGTACATGCACTCAAAGCACATTCAGAAGCTGTTAGTGAAGCAGGTGGTGTCACCTGTTCTGTGGGAGCAGACCATGCACTCAGTGTACGAAAGAAAGCAAGGAACAGAATTTCCTTACACGTATGAAGTGGGGCCCGGGAATCAACTAGGAGCCATTCTCAAACAATGTAATTTAAAGGCCTGGAAACAATATAAACACGTAGATGCTCTTGAAGACAAGGAAGAAGCGGAGATTAAATAA